Part of the Pseudodesulfovibrio mercurii genome is shown below.
CGCATGTCCCCTTGACTTGAAAGCGCAAGCGGCCCTACTCTCCGTGCCATGAGCACCCCCAAGAAGACCACCACCGAGGCCAAGGCCAAGCCCGTCACCGCGCCCGACATCCAGGCCATGAAGGGCGGCGAAAAAATCTGCTGCATGACCGCCTACGACTACCCGTCCGGGCTCATCGTGGACCAGGCGGGCGTGGACCTCGTCCTGGTGGGCGACTCCCTGGCCATGGTCGTACTCGGCCGCGAGGACACCCTGTCCGTGACCGTGGACGAGATGGTCCACCACACCCGGGCCGCGGCCCGGGGCGTCCGGCGCGCCCTGCTGGTGGCCGACATGCCGTTCATGTCCTTCGCCACCGTGGAGCGGGCCCTGTGCACCGCGCACCGGCTCATGGGCGAGGGCGGGGCCCGGGCGGTCAAGCTCGAGGGCGGCCGGGCCGTGGTCCCGCAGATCACCGCCCTGGTCGAGGCGGGCGTGCCGGTCATGGCCCACGTGGGGCTGACCCCGCAGCACGTGGC
Proteins encoded:
- the panB gene encoding 3-methyl-2-oxobutanoate hydroxymethyltransferase, which gives rise to MSTPKKTTTEAKAKPVTAPDIQAMKGGEKICCMTAYDYPSGLIVDQAGVDLVLVGDSLAMVVLGREDTLSVTVDEMVHHTRAAARGVRRALLVADMPFMSFATVERALCTAHRLMGEGGARAVKLEGGRAVVPQITALVEAGVPVMAHVGLTPQHVAKFGGFKAQGKSAEATRVLIEDAQAVEEAGAFSVVLEAMPVEAARLVTEAVTIPTIGIGAGNVTDGQILVYHDALGLFDRFTPKFVRRFAELGEASRKAVEMYCAEVRKTTFPGDKNTFYMPEAELAQVRKIKVKPKKK